One Rossellomorea aquimaris DNA window includes the following coding sequences:
- a CDS encoding response regulator transcription factor, with protein sequence MATILVADDDHFIRELIGIYLKKEGYTVVEANDGVEAANLLSERTVHLCIIDVMMPNKNGWELCKEIRELYDLPILMVTAKGESEDKVKGFQQGTDDYIVKPFDAHELMMRIKALLRRYKINTADRVTIGNVIIDANRMEVTVNHEPVLFPLKEFQLLYKLASHPGQVFSRDQLIEEVWGSDFEGFDRTVDSHIKKIRKKLNQQTAFNIVTIRGLGYRLEVLKDV encoded by the coding sequence TTGGCCACCATTTTAGTAGCAGATGATGATCATTTCATCAGGGAACTGATCGGAATCTATTTGAAAAAAGAGGGATATACAGTTGTAGAAGCAAACGATGGTGTAGAGGCTGCGAATCTTTTATCTGAGCGTACCGTTCATTTATGTATCATTGATGTGATGATGCCAAATAAAAATGGCTGGGAGCTTTGTAAGGAAATAAGGGAGTTATATGACCTGCCGATTTTAATGGTTACGGCTAAGGGTGAGAGCGAAGATAAAGTAAAAGGCTTTCAGCAAGGGACGGATGATTATATTGTCAAGCCATTTGATGCACATGAGTTAATGATGCGGATTAAAGCGCTGTTGAGGAGATACAAAATAAATACGGCAGATAGAGTAACCATTGGAAATGTCATCATCGATGCGAACAGGATGGAAGTGACGGTTAATCATGAGCCTGTTCTTTTTCCTTTAAAAGAGTTTCAACTCCTGTACAAACTTGCCAGTCATCCTGGTCAAGTGTTCTCAAGAGACCAGTTAATAGAAGAAGTTTGGGGAAGTGATTTTGAAGGCTTTGATCGAACCGTCGATTCGCATATTAAGAAAATAAGAAAAAAATTAAATCAACAAACGGCTTTTAATATCGTGACAATCAGGGGACTGGGCTATCGTTTAGAGGTATTGAAGGATGTTTAA
- a CDS encoding RES domain-containing protein produces the protein MNCCENCFEDRFLITLIRDFEKEGNCDYCGSEDVFIIDIGYLTQHFDRLFKHYESTEPYEYYHPEIHDDPSGFGDLLIHLINEDWDIFSDRIEGKGTDENLLFDILNTDKQRDPYDYIDPHNLYSRITDAFTFVHPLEGWEKIWETFKKELKQTNRFFPNTHAEVFNNNFEDVLQKRQTYLAKGLTLYRARLGVQPKEKMLAPPPDLARPGRANPSGISYLYCANDEPSCVAEIRPWKGAKITVAQIELQKELLVMDLNKGQLSPFLFDSPYEVLEIDKLLTYFSEELSTPVEPDKSESEYLPTQYITELIKSKGYDGILFKSAMGKGFNVVIFNNNKVKVKDTRILKVNNIAYEYESSET, from the coding sequence ATGAATTGTTGTGAAAACTGTTTTGAAGATAGGTTTCTTATTACACTGATAAGAGACTTTGAAAAAGAGGGGAACTGTGATTATTGTGGAAGTGAAGATGTGTTTATTATTGACATTGGATATCTCACTCAACACTTTGATAGGTTATTCAAACATTACGAGAGCACTGAACCCTATGAATACTATCATCCTGAAATTCACGATGATCCAAGTGGATTTGGAGATTTACTTATTCATTTAATTAATGAAGATTGGGATATCTTTTCTGACAGAATTGAAGGGAAAGGCACAGACGAAAACTTGCTCTTTGATATATTGAATACTGACAAACAAAGGGACCCATATGATTATATTGACCCTCATAATTTATACTCAAGAATCACTGATGCGTTTACTTTTGTTCATCCCTTAGAAGGCTGGGAGAAAATATGGGAAACATTTAAAAAAGAATTAAAACAAACCAATAGATTTTTTCCAAACACCCATGCAGAGGTTTTTAATAATAATTTTGAAGATGTTCTACAAAAACGGCAAACCTATCTAGCAAAAGGTCTTACTTTATATCGTGCAAGATTAGGCGTTCAACCAAAAGAAAAAATGCTGGCACCTCCTCCAGATTTAGCAAGGCCAGGAAGAGCAAATCCTAGCGGGATTAGTTATTTGTATTGTGCGAATGATGAGCCGTCTTGTGTTGCTGAAATAAGACCATGGAAAGGTGCTAAAATTACAGTTGCGCAAATTGAGCTACAGAAAGAACTACTAGTGATGGATTTAAATAAAGGGCAGCTATCTCCCTTTCTATTTGATTCACCCTATGAAGTATTAGAAATAGATAAGCTACTGACCTACTTTTCAGAGGAATTGAGTACACCAGTTGAACCAGATAAGTCAGAGAGTGAGTATTTGCCGACTCAATATATAACTGAATTAATTAAATCAAAAGGGTATGATGGAATTTTGTTTAAAAGCGCTATGGGAAAGGGGTTCAATGTTGTAATTTTCAATAATAATAAAGTAAAAGTAAAAGATACAAGAATTTTGAAAGTTAACAATATTGCTTATGAATATGAAAGTAGTGAGACTTAG
- a CDS encoding efflux RND transporter permease subunit has translation MKKWIDFSLKNSVAILVLTILVVAAGLLSTNTIKLETYPDVEVPTLMIQVGYPNHSSEEVEQDITLSIEEAVEQLAPYEELTSTTGANSAMIQVSYDFDEDMDERERDIQSAISKLSLPEDATLTYKRLSASAKPIYQIAFADDELTALQDDVTDSLAPQLQTIAGVSDVTVSGTSTTKLVVEVDEEKAAEKGVTVTSIINVLNEKNYVMPLGSLDEEGQIPVSIEEDISSVEEMKKIQIPVPQQGNQPNGKASTPSQPQQSTFISLSDVAEIKEVDEQNSITRYNGKPALLLNVTKTQDANTAEVVELLKEEVEDFNDSYDYEVYAITDQGKEVEKSVNSLLKEGGLGALFTIMIILLFLRNFRATFIAILSLPISILGTIAVLDYLGYSLNIMTLGGMAVAIGRIVDDSIVVIENMFQWMHKKKELSKRELILNATKEVIGAVTSSTVATVVVFLPLAFVGGIVGEFFKPFSIAVVTSIVLSLLVAFILIPVLALALLKEGRHEQKQGWIQKAYNRLLKGSLNHKKMVMVSAVVLLAGALFMVPFIGKSFLPSGPASAVEADIELPVSATLEETDRLAREIEDTLMKEASVEYVQGSVGSVNNTNQLNQKASADYKATFFIQLKDGYTVTSERKALEEEITELVSASYQDSTVRMQEVQQEGPPSGKTIDITLYGENVEALLDAADQVEGALREHDQLTDVSSSAQKLQTKYKLELTDEAVELGVNQYSIHQQLKEKMNELSAGVMEVDSKELEVVVTYNELIRDKEELENTEILTPQGPKPLIELATIEEQFIPASIQHKDGKLAYTLSAESASEEVGAVTEQVEKDVASLPISEEVEWEVGGGQDMMTEGFRDLGQAMMIAIGLVFLTLTITYGGVITPFVILSSLIFVPIGSLGALLITGETLSMSGMIGMLMLIGIVVTNAVVMLDRVEANRISGMTLEHAVIEACTTRFRPILMTALATILALVPLALSTSSSGVISKGLAITVIGGLTTSTLLTLVFIPVLYSAVGKWRRLS, from the coding sequence ATGAAAAAATGGATTGATTTCAGCTTGAAAAATAGTGTTGCCATCCTTGTGTTAACGATCCTGGTGGTAGCAGCTGGTTTACTATCAACAAATACGATTAAGTTGGAAACCTACCCTGACGTGGAGGTTCCAACCCTTATGATACAGGTGGGTTATCCGAACCATTCCTCGGAAGAAGTGGAGCAGGATATCACACTGTCAATCGAGGAAGCGGTTGAACAACTGGCCCCATATGAAGAATTAACGAGTACAACAGGGGCAAACAGTGCCATGATTCAAGTAAGCTATGACTTTGATGAAGACATGGATGAACGGGAACGTGACATTCAATCAGCCATCAGTAAGCTTTCGCTGCCTGAAGATGCCACTCTTACGTATAAACGGTTATCAGCCAGTGCAAAGCCTATCTATCAGATTGCCTTTGCAGATGATGAATTAACAGCGTTACAAGATGATGTTACGGATAGTCTTGCACCACAGCTTCAAACCATTGCAGGTGTGAGTGACGTAACAGTCTCAGGAACATCCACAACCAAGCTGGTCGTAGAAGTAGACGAAGAAAAAGCAGCTGAGAAAGGGGTAACCGTGACAAGCATCATCAATGTGTTGAACGAGAAAAATTACGTGATGCCGCTTGGAAGTCTGGATGAAGAAGGGCAGATCCCGGTTAGTATAGAAGAGGACATTTCCAGCGTTGAAGAGATGAAGAAGATCCAAATCCCTGTCCCTCAACAAGGGAACCAGCCCAATGGAAAGGCTTCAACTCCCTCCCAGCCTCAGCAGTCAACGTTCATTTCCTTAAGTGATGTGGCTGAAATCAAAGAAGTTGACGAACAGAACAGCATCACCCGCTATAATGGAAAACCGGCACTTTTGTTAAATGTAACGAAAACACAGGATGCGAATACGGCAGAGGTGGTTGAGCTTTTAAAAGAAGAGGTGGAAGACTTCAATGATTCATATGACTATGAAGTATATGCCATCACTGATCAAGGGAAAGAGGTAGAGAAATCCGTCAACTCCCTATTAAAGGAAGGCGGATTAGGTGCCTTATTTACAATCATGATCATCCTGTTGTTTTTAAGAAATTTTCGGGCCACGTTCATTGCCATATTATCATTACCGATTTCGATCTTAGGGACCATTGCCGTTCTTGATTATTTGGGATACTCCTTAAACATCATGACTCTTGGCGGGATGGCAGTGGCCATCGGCCGGATTGTCGACGATAGTATTGTCGTCATCGAGAACATGTTCCAATGGATGCATAAGAAAAAAGAGCTGTCAAAACGGGAGCTCATTCTGAACGCTACTAAAGAAGTCATCGGAGCGGTTACGTCGTCTACGGTGGCCACCGTAGTTGTGTTTCTGCCCTTGGCTTTTGTAGGGGGAATTGTAGGAGAGTTCTTTAAACCGTTCTCGATTGCTGTGGTGACATCCATTGTTCTTTCCCTGCTTGTGGCATTCATCCTCATCCCGGTATTGGCTTTGGCCCTTTTAAAAGAAGGACGACATGAGCAGAAACAGGGTTGGATTCAAAAAGCATACAACCGGTTATTAAAAGGTTCACTGAACCATAAAAAGATGGTCATGGTAAGTGCTGTTGTATTATTGGCCGGAGCCCTCTTCATGGTCCCTTTCATCGGCAAGTCCTTTCTGCCAAGTGGCCCGGCAAGTGCAGTAGAGGCAGACATTGAACTTCCAGTGTCCGCAACACTTGAGGAAACCGATAGGCTTGCAAGAGAAATAGAAGACACGCTAATGAAAGAAGCGTCCGTAGAGTACGTTCAAGGCTCTGTAGGATCCGTCAATAACACGAATCAATTAAATCAAAAAGCATCGGCTGATTATAAAGCCACCTTCTTTATTCAATTAAAAGATGGGTACACCGTGACATCAGAACGAAAAGCCCTGGAAGAAGAAATAACAGAACTGGTCTCAGCATCATACCAAGACAGCACCGTTCGAATGCAGGAGGTACAGCAGGAAGGACCTCCATCTGGAAAGACGATTGATATCACCCTCTACGGTGAGAATGTAGAGGCTCTCCTCGATGCTGCCGATCAAGTGGAAGGTGCACTACGAGAACATGACCAATTAACGGATGTGTCCAGCTCAGCACAAAAGCTTCAAACGAAATACAAATTGGAATTAACAGATGAAGCCGTTGAACTAGGCGTCAATCAATATAGTATCCACCAGCAGCTAAAGGAAAAAATGAATGAACTGTCAGCGGGTGTCATGGAGGTTGACAGCAAAGAGCTTGAGGTAGTGGTAACATACAACGAGCTCATCCGTGACAAAGAAGAACTGGAAAATACGGAGATCCTCACACCACAGGGGCCAAAACCTTTAATCGAACTCGCAACGATCGAGGAACAGTTCATTCCAGCAAGTATTCAGCATAAAGACGGCAAACTTGCCTACACATTATCAGCAGAAAGTGCCAGTGAGGAAGTTGGAGCCGTCACGGAACAAGTAGAAAAAGATGTGGCCTCACTACCCATCTCAGAAGAAGTGGAATGGGAAGTCGGTGGCGGACAAGACATGATGACAGAAGGATTCCGTGACCTTGGTCAGGCCATGATGATTGCCATAGGACTGGTGTTCTTAACGCTCACCATCACATACGGGGGAGTCATCACTCCATTTGTGATCCTTTCTTCATTGATATTTGTCCCAATCGGCTCTCTGGGAGCCCTCCTGATCACAGGTGAAACCCTATCCATGAGCGGAATGATCGGGATGCTGATGCTAATCGGGATCGTCGTCACCAATGCGGTGGTCATGCTGGACCGCGTAGAAGCCAATCGCATCAGCGGAATGACCTTAGAGCATGCAGTGATTGAAGCCTGTACCACTCGCTTCCGTCCCATTCTGATGACGGCTCTTGCTACGATCCTGGCACTCGTCCCACTGGCTTTATCCACATCCTCTTCAGGTGTGATATCAAAAGGGCTCGCCATCACAGTCATTGGCGGACTGACCACCAGCACACTGCTCACCCTTGTCTTCATACCCGTTCTGTACAGTGCAGTAGGGAAATGGAGAAGGTTATCTTAA
- a CDS encoding DUF1643 domain-containing protein: MAKKSYDSKLVRIKGIKANRNNLNSEVEIRTSLKIPIKRGIASCILMNPSTADSVNSDDTINFVTEYIHKNIPEIYWIKFYNLYPFYEPKSPMIYPLIHNLTSREYRTAMDANRLEIKNSFKSTTHLFLGYGQCSGDSNDKASYYDIETVKLLKMIEKNYKNDIFVFETSQSNNILIKNKYPRHPNPNNEHVAIDHHKCQIKNGSLLII; encoded by the coding sequence TTGGCCAAAAAAAGTTATGACTCCAAACTAGTTAGAATAAAAGGGATAAAGGCAAATAGGAATAACCTCAATAGTGAAGTCGAAATTAGAACTTCTTTAAAGATTCCTATAAAGAGGGGCATTGCATCTTGTATACTCATGAATCCAAGTACCGCTGATAGCGTTAACTCCGATGATACTATTAACTTTGTGACCGAATATATTCATAAAAACATCCCAGAAATATATTGGATAAAGTTTTATAACCTTTACCCTTTTTATGAACCAAAGTCACCCATGATCTACCCTCTAATTCATAATTTAACATCTAGAGAATATAGGACTGCAATGGATGCAAATAGACTAGAAATTAAGAATTCTTTTAAATCAACTACTCATTTGTTTCTAGGTTACGGTCAATGCAGTGGAGATTCGAATGATAAGGCTAGTTATTATGACATTGAAACTGTTAAGTTATTGAAGATGATTGAGAAGAATTATAAGAACGATATTTTTGTATTTGAAACTTCACAATCAAATAATATTCTAATTAAAAATAAGTATCCTAGACATCCTAATCCAAATAATGAACATGTTGCTATTGATCATCATAAGTGTCAAATTAAGAATGGATCGTTATTAATAATTTAA
- a CDS encoding malate synthase produces MNLINKKVTHERFGMGSIVNHNDTVVEIHFASENKKFVYPDVFGQHLKLHDKSAANSLEKILHEQEMELKEEEMQKEEEKARQRKYQELRVGHEKLMKNHKLHPESQMVYRCDTEEQSSSFSDWTVSSGEIKSGNNKGKPNKPSRLHQNSAVLLTAVDPGMLEKDRRILGVYMVKDNFIGKLCEDGNIPAHSHYRLQLTDEESKQMPFWKYYVNEKSPQQTTWNTGKYRYFDNSWMAQILRDIVSLKSDTEEQELAQQFLDHFSKMNQIVEQELKEPNGALLRA; encoded by the coding sequence TTGAATTTAATCAATAAGAAAGTTACACATGAGCGGTTTGGTATGGGAAGTATCGTTAATCATAATGATACGGTAGTTGAAATACATTTCGCCTCGGAAAATAAAAAATTTGTTTACCCGGATGTATTTGGACAGCACTTGAAACTACATGATAAAAGTGCTGCCAACTCACTTGAAAAAATTCTACATGAGCAGGAAATGGAACTCAAAGAGGAAGAAATGCAGAAAGAAGAGGAAAAGGCACGGCAAAGAAAATACCAGGAGCTTCGAGTGGGTCATGAAAAACTTATGAAAAATCATAAACTTCATCCTGAATCGCAGATGGTTTACAGGTGCGATACAGAAGAACAGAGTAGCTCCTTTTCAGATTGGACGGTTTCCTCTGGTGAAATAAAAAGTGGTAATAATAAGGGTAAGCCAAACAAGCCCAGTCGCTTACACCAAAACAGTGCGGTCCTGCTGACAGCGGTCGATCCCGGAATGCTTGAAAAAGACAGACGGATATTAGGTGTCTATATGGTAAAGGATAATTTCATCGGTAAACTGTGTGAAGATGGAAACATTCCTGCCCATTCCCATTACAGACTCCAACTTACAGACGAGGAATCGAAGCAGATGCCTTTTTGGAAGTACTATGTCAATGAAAAATCCCCTCAACAAACGACATGGAATACAGGCAAGTACCGATATTTCGATAATTCATGGATGGCTCAGATTTTGCGCGACATCGTTTCATTGAAAAGTGACACGGAGGAACAAGAGCTGGCACAACAATTTCTGGACCACTTCTCTAAGATGAATCAAATAGTAGAGCAGGAGTTAAAAGAGCCGAATGGAGCATTATTGCGTGCTTAG
- a CDS encoding HAMP domain-containing sensor histidine kinase — protein sequence MFNTLYVRVVVTFILVVGISLTAAFFITFSYYQERVLNELEEEMIQAGKGIIQLQKTTGQENLESYLAGIPAMTIALYSEDGEVKVFGKHTDEPLAASSDVRKVLNGGVYRVKSTEKRLLKKVTIGLPFQVEGTRYALFLKPRIMDRIDVIKEALITVLLYVLMIGSLLYLLAAYQLVNPIKKLTALTTKIAKGDFKQINSIKQKDEIGELVRSFNKMTTELMKLETMRKEFISNVSHDLQSPLTSIRGFAVAIKENEFSKEQRDHYLTIIQKESERLAKLSENLLKLSVLENKDSLLEKETFRLDQQIRHVFLSHQPQWLEKKLELDLEKVEKAEITADRLQLEQVWHNLLTNSIKYSNLCGEIKVVVREMQNKIHVVFSDTGMGIPEKDLPSIFDRFYKVDKARVPSGQGSGLGLAIVKKIIDLHEGEISIESEVGAGTSIHIVLPK from the coding sequence ATGTTTAACACGTTATATGTTCGCGTTGTAGTCACATTCATTTTGGTTGTAGGAATAAGTTTGACAGCCGCTTTTTTTATCACTTTCAGCTATTATCAAGAACGTGTGTTAAATGAGTTGGAGGAAGAAATGATCCAGGCTGGAAAGGGGATCATTCAGTTACAGAAAACGACGGGACAAGAGAACCTTGAAAGCTATTTAGCGGGTATACCAGCCATGACGATAGCCCTCTATTCAGAAGATGGAGAAGTGAAGGTGTTTGGAAAACATACGGATGAACCATTGGCAGCCTCTTCTGACGTCCGGAAAGTGCTGAATGGAGGAGTGTATCGGGTGAAATCCACGGAAAAAAGGTTGTTAAAGAAAGTGACAATCGGTTTGCCATTTCAAGTGGAGGGAACGAGATATGCGCTCTTTCTCAAGCCAAGAATCATGGATCGCATTGATGTTATTAAAGAGGCTCTGATTACCGTATTACTGTATGTGTTGATGATTGGCAGCTTACTTTATTTACTGGCAGCTTACCAATTAGTCAATCCAATCAAAAAGCTGACCGCGTTGACAACCAAAATCGCAAAAGGTGACTTCAAGCAAATTAATTCCATTAAGCAAAAAGATGAAATCGGCGAATTGGTCAGAAGCTTTAACAAAATGACTACGGAACTGATGAAACTGGAAACGATGCGAAAAGAATTTATATCCAATGTTTCACATGACTTACAATCACCTTTGACATCAATCAGGGGATTTGCTGTTGCGATAAAGGAAAATGAGTTTTCAAAAGAACAGCGGGATCATTACTTAACTATTATTCAAAAAGAAAGTGAACGACTTGCAAAGCTGAGTGAGAACTTATTAAAACTGTCCGTGTTGGAAAATAAGGATTCATTACTGGAGAAAGAAACCTTTCGCCTCGATCAACAAATCAGGCACGTTTTTTTAAGCCATCAGCCCCAATGGCTTGAAAAAAAACTTGAGTTGGATTTAGAGAAGGTTGAAAAAGCAGAGATCACAGCAGACCGATTGCAATTAGAGCAGGTATGGCATAATTTACTAACCAACAGTATCAAATATTCCAATCTCTGTGGCGAAATTAAAGTAGTGGTAAGGGAGATGCAAAACAAAATCCACGTTGTTTTTTCGGACACGGGGATGGGGATTCCTGAAAAGGATCTTCCGTCTATTTTTGACCGGTTTTACAAGGTGGACAAAGCAAGGGTCCCTTCAGGACAGGGCAGTGGATTAGGGCTGGCCATTGTCAAGAAAATCATTGACCTTCATGAAGGTGAAATCTCCATTGAAAGTGAAGTTGGAGCAGGAACTTCTATTCATATCGTTCTCCCGAAATAA
- a CDS encoding GTPase — protein sequence MDDFTDSLSEKKKHLDAFTLSLFGRTKAGKSTIREALTKGNGNTIGKGAQRTTRDILEYNWKGLRLLDVPGFEAFKGDEDTDKAHDIIDQSDMIIFLTSDDSVQPGEFDEMSRLQELNKHFFVVMNVKYNLLNPQTEQPDQKEIRRFLKRPEKVFEFDRLSEHRKHIRSYVKKHLNIDHVEVIWIHAQSAFLSTLEELQETSEDLWDKSGLDTVYSKIAKEVNRSGKHRRVLTFYDSTVHFIDTIEKMLWEEQRIIRSQALFMVKKRAELKRFFERFIPDGNQRIEQNAAKLYSPIKQRVPYFVEEYIGKKDFHSVLQSKLKEKAKHIETMMNNHMKEIINELQSFLTEFTRQYQYDINSITLDSKNMSDFKKGQIGRVLKWGGVALSGFSAGAFITATAGWGAANVWNPVGWIALGASTVVGLISWFVSDYESKKWKKAKKDAREDLLNHIEELERKTKVSYKAWFYENITKKGRREMLDKVEVYIDSLFFVADQLRDKANTINDLKEKINKQLFAHLLKLEGVNCEADQLIRVAREQGVATKILVPSEWYLDGKTNVGLDKICGEHVMLVSETFDLRTQLANALYPANIEPDQVKIIRDGDRVTAKVNVQNSMKGLVIGKKGVNIRLAGQLCQVKIELNKG from the coding sequence TTGGATGATTTTACAGATTCATTGTCAGAGAAAAAGAAGCATTTGGATGCATTTACTCTGTCTTTATTCGGTCGCACGAAGGCTGGGAAAAGTACTATACGTGAAGCGTTGACCAAAGGCAATGGGAATACAATTGGTAAAGGAGCACAGCGAACGACAAGGGATATCCTTGAGTATAATTGGAAAGGTCTGCGACTTTTAGATGTTCCAGGCTTTGAAGCATTTAAGGGAGATGAAGATACCGATAAAGCACATGACATTATTGATCAATCAGATATGATCATATTTCTTACCTCAGATGATTCAGTTCAGCCTGGTGAGTTTGATGAAATGAGCAGACTTCAGGAACTGAATAAGCACTTTTTTGTCGTAATGAATGTAAAATATAATTTATTAAACCCACAAACTGAACAACCGGATCAGAAAGAGATTAGGCGATTCCTCAAAAGACCAGAAAAGGTTTTTGAGTTTGACCGATTAAGTGAGCATCGAAAGCACATTAGGAGTTATGTGAAAAAACATCTGAATATAGACCATGTTGAGGTCATATGGATACATGCACAATCAGCGTTTCTAAGTACACTGGAAGAATTACAAGAAACTTCCGAAGATTTATGGGATAAAAGTGGGCTAGATACGGTTTATAGCAAAATAGCTAAAGAGGTGAATAGAAGCGGGAAACACCGACGGGTCCTAACGTTTTATGATAGTACAGTTCATTTTATCGATACAATTGAAAAAATGCTGTGGGAGGAGCAGCGTATTATCCGCTCGCAGGCACTGTTTATGGTGAAAAAACGAGCAGAACTGAAACGATTCTTTGAAAGGTTTATTCCGGATGGGAATCAGAGAATTGAACAGAATGCTGCAAAGTTATATTCACCTATTAAGCAAAGGGTCCCCTATTTTGTAGAAGAATACATAGGTAAAAAGGATTTTCATTCCGTCCTGCAATCTAAGTTGAAAGAAAAAGCAAAGCATATTGAGACAATGATGAACAACCATATGAAGGAAATTATTAACGAATTGCAGTCCTTCCTAACGGAATTTACGAGGCAATACCAGTATGATATCAACTCCATTACACTAGATTCAAAGAATATGAGTGATTTTAAAAAAGGACAAATTGGTAGGGTTTTAAAGTGGGGCGGTGTGGCCCTTTCCGGATTTTCTGCCGGTGCCTTCATTACTGCTACAGCAGGGTGGGGAGCTGCAAATGTTTGGAATCCTGTTGGATGGATTGCACTTGGAGCAAGTACAGTTGTTGGGCTTATTAGCTGGTTCGTAAGTGATTATGAATCAAAGAAATGGAAAAAGGCTAAAAAAGATGCGAGGGAAGATTTGCTGAATCATATTGAAGAGTTGGAAAGAAAAACAAAGGTCTCCTACAAAGCCTGGTTTTATGAAAATATTACTAAAAAAGGCAGACGGGAGATGCTAGATAAAGTAGAAGTATATATAGACAGCTTATTCTTTGTGGCCGATCAATTGAGGGACAAGGCAAACACAATAAATGACCTCAAAGAAAAGATTAATAAACAACTCTTCGCCCATCTTCTTAAGCTAGAAGGAGTAAACTGTGAGGCAGACCAACTGATTCGAGTTGCCAGAGAACAAGGTGTTGCAACGAAAATCCTCGTTCCTTCTGAATGGTATCTGGACGGTAAAACAAATGTAGGATTAGATAAGATTTGCGGAGAGCATGTCATGCTCGTTAGTGAGACTTTCGATCTTAGAACTCAATTGGCCAATGCACTTTACCCGGCAAATATTGAGCCTGACCAGGTGAAAATTATTAGGGACGGTGATAGGGTTACGGCAAAGGTCAATGTGCAGAACTCAATGAAGGGTCTCGTTATTGGGAAGAAGGGTGTTAATATACGCCTAGCCGGGCAGTTATGTCAAGTTAAAATAGAATTAAATAAAGGATGA